A genome region from Homo sapiens chromosome 8 genomic patch of type FIX, GRCh38.p14 PATCHES HG76_PATCH includes the following:
- the LOC124905441 gene encoding uncharacterized protein LOC124905441 isoform X4, translated as MRRCIHVILQAEFSTSFEQPRVSHHLQIMEDTGQSPRSHGQPFQQLRSHWQAPRQGWQSQDGGGGSPSRREEAGAVAGGGKRTARGLRGRGGPAAAGQEGDRHPDRWRRQRIPMGILSLKNP; from the exons ATGCGAAGGTGCATTCATGTCATCCTGCAGGCGGAATTCTCCACGAGTTTTGAGCAGCCTCGGGTTTCCCACCACCTCCAAATCATGGAAGACACAGG GCAGAGCCCGCGGAGCCATGGCCAGCCCTTCCAGCAGCTCCGAAGCCACTGGCAAGCCCCGAGGCAGGGATGGCAGTCCCaggatgggggaggaggaagTCCCTCCCGAAGAGAAGAGGCTGGGGCTGTAGCTGGAGGGGGGAAGCGCACAGCCCGAGGACTGCGAGGACGGGGAGGACCCGCCGCTGCCGGGCAGGAAGGAGACCGGCACCCAGACAGGTGGCGACGGCAAAGGA
- the LOC124905441 gene encoding uncharacterized protein LOC124905441 isoform X5, which yields MRRCIHVILQAEFSTSFEQPRVSHHLQIMEDTGQSPRSHGQPFQQLRSHWQAPRQGWQSQDGGGGSPSRREEAGAVAGGGKRTARGLRGRGGPAAAGQEGDRHPDRWRRQRSGILHEF from the exons ATGCGAAGGTGCATTCATGTCATCCTGCAGGCGGAATTCTCCACGAGTTTTGAGCAGCCTCGGGTTTCCCACCACCTCCAAATCATGGAAGACACAGG GCAGAGCCCGCGGAGCCATGGCCAGCCCTTCCAGCAGCTCCGAAGCCACTGGCAAGCCCCGAGGCAGGGATGGCAGTCCCaggatgggggaggaggaagTCCCTCCCGAAGAGAAGAGGCTGGGGCTGTAGCTGGAGGGGGGAAGCGCACAGCCCGAGGACTGCGAGGACGGGGAGGACCCGCCGCTGCCGGGCAGGAAGGAGACCGGCACCCAGACAGGTGGCGACGGCAAAGGA
- the LOC124905441 gene encoding uncharacterized protein LOC124905441 isoform X3, giving the protein MRRCIHVILQAEFSTSFEQPRVSHHLQIMEDTGQSPRSHGQPFQQLRSHWQAPRQGWQSQDGGGGSPSRREEAGAVAGGGKRTARGLRGRGGPAAAGQEGDRHPDRWRRQRSSMGSPPRHGQDQNPPAQSGGCSWMLSGRLAHGDILISPSTLPHSELGSPGH; this is encoded by the exons ATGCGAAGGTGCATTCATGTCATCCTGCAGGCGGAATTCTCCACGAGTTTTGAGCAGCCTCGGGTTTCCCACCACCTCCAAATCATGGAAGACACAGG GCAGAGCCCGCGGAGCCATGGCCAGCCCTTCCAGCAGCTCCGAAGCCACTGGCAAGCCCCGAGGCAGGGATGGCAGTCCCaggatgggggaggaggaagTCCCTCCCGAAGAGAAGAGGCTGGGGCTGTAGCTGGAGGGGGGAAGCGCACAGCCCGAGGACTGCGAGGACGGGGAGGACCCGCCGCTGCCGGGCAGGAAGGAGACCGGCACCCAGACAGGTGGCGACGGCAAAGGA GCAGCATGGGCAGCCCTCCTCGCCATGGGCAGGATCAGAACCCCCCCGCCCAGTCTGGGGGTTGCTCCTGGATGCTGTCTGGGAGGCTTGCTCATGGTGACATCCTCATCTCCCCGTCCACGTTACCGCATTCAGAGCTTGGGTCACCTGGACACTGA